ctgttttaaatgtttgctataaaaaacacaaaaatgtggtAACATAATCAGAGATATCATGTCTTTATTCATCATTCTCCAGGTTCTAAAAACCTTACAGAAACTCAAGGATCTGGATATCACATTAGACATTCTTGCTGTAAGTCTTTGTCTCAAAAAATAGATAGTGTGGTGATATGTTGGTGGTGTGGGAAATTTGGATAATGCTTACAAACTTTAACTTAACGATCTTCCTGAACTACACTGACTGGTGTCTATGCGTAAATTAGGAAACTGGAATAGGCAAAACTGTGAACTCCCTGCGCAGACATGAAGAAGCTGGAGAATTTGCCAAGTCGCTGGTTAGAGGATGGAAAAAACTGGTCCCTAAGAATCCCACAAGGTGCTGTGCATTTAATTGCTTACTTTTCCTAACACTATACTGTATAATGCAATAGATTGAttgatgtgtattttatttttaattctttatCTTGAATTTCTTCTCAATGCAGTGTCACAGAAGACGGGACCATGTCAGACAGTATGTCTGTTAAAGACAAACTGGATGACCAAAATTGTCCAAATGATGAAGGCTTGACAATAGAGGATTTAAACAATAATTGCTTTACATCACATGGCAAGAGTCAGGAAACTTCAAATGAGCCTTTATTCAAAACGGGTAAAAGAAAAGCTGATGCAGAGAAACTGTGTGaagagcagaaaagaaaaaaggaccgGAATGAATTCCAGAATATCTTGGAAAATGTTGAAATCttgagcaaaaaaaacaaaatccaaaTTCAAGATCATTCCAAGGAGAGGAACAATTATGATGATAATGACTGTGATAGTGTGCTTGGAAACAAAAACTCAGTGGACACTATTCAGAAATCCAGGCCTGACTCCAACGAAAAACTGGAAAGCAGTTCTGATTGTGGAGGTTTTGGGTCAGAAAAAGAGCCAAATAAGAAATCAAAGCCATCAAAGGTATCACTAAAGGATGGTAAAGAATCTTTTTCATATGACTCCAGTGACAAATACTCAAAAAAGTCGTTCAAACTAGGCCATGTTGAAGAGGACAGATCTTCAGGAATATCAAGTAGCTCAGAGgcccaaaacagaaaaaagaagaaaaaagaaaaagagaagcacTCCAGTCATAAACGTGAAGAGTCTGAATATGCAGGACATTCAAAACCCCAAACCAAAAAGACCAGAAGAAcgcacaaagacaaaaaaaatgccaGTGAGAAGACCTCTATGTCTTTTGAATCTTACTTGAATTATGATGGGAATGCCTCTAAGAGGAGAGAACGATCAGGagcaaaaaaaatcaagaaaaaagtaaaagaggaTCTTGGTGTGAAACCTGTAAAGTCACCAGTAAAGTCTGTAAATGCTCTCTCTTCAAAAAAGGTATTGTTGACTATGATCTAAAAAAGTAAAGCTTTTAGAGAACAGATCATGATTGCTAAATATTGACTGATAATCCCTCATATTTTAGCAGTTTAAGGAGTCTGTAATGGACTGGGTCAACATTCCTTTACCTGCGGTTCTGCCTGAGTGGGAAAACCCAACCAGTGTTGAGTATTTTGAGAGGAAAGGTACAGTATGAATCAACAAACAGCTTTATTTTCACACAGATAACTTGATTCTTGATTCTTGACacttgtctttttgtctttacaGTGGAGAAGGACTCTGATTACTGTGACATGCCTGAGGAGTCCGCAGTCTTCACTGGTCAGCGTCTTAACAGGAAGATGCAAGTCTACTCTGGTGCCAAAACCATCTTCCTCCCAGCCATGATGAGCTTGTACCAACAGTGTATCCGCACACTACAGAACAATATCAACTGTGAGTAAAGCCCAAAGGAACCTTGTGAGGGGTTTAATGTCTCTCAGTTTGTTGGATTCATATTTAGCCCTGGGGATCTCTTCTCAGTGCTTCATGAAACTGGTGGAGTCCCATTTGAAATCCTTGAGCCAGTGCTGGAGAGGTGTACCCCCGAGCAGCTGCTGCGTGTTGAAGAATGCAACCCAGTAAGAGTGtgaagtataaatacatttagaacAGACTTACAATTAGTGGCCACTTTTAGTTGCAGTAGTCTGTTGTTTATTAAGACCATTAGATGTATTGTACCAGAGTTAGTTTAGAGCTAATTTCCATGTGCAGTCTCTTCAGtacatcaataataaaacataacagcacaataacaaacagtacaaaataaaaaaacacacaggacacatacacaaaatacaaagtTACACACAATAGTCAGTGGTTACAGAGCTGAGAAGCTTTTGGCAAACTTTTTACAATGTGGTTTAAAGTTTTGTGACTTCATTAGAAACACCTGCCTGACACTCAACAAAATATGGAAGTAATTGTTTTGAGGTTTTTAAGTTGATGGTGACTTGAAAGCTTCATGCAAGTAAGATTTAATAAGCTGTCTTTCTGCCAAAAGCTGTCAATTGCCTGTGGCAATGATGCAACCACACCTAGCAACAAAAATCCTGCCACATTTAAATGTCTTGCACAGAATACTGTAATATTTAGTTAAACAGTAAGCAAACATCACGACCTCATaacaactacaacaacaacaaaataataagcTGTATTTATTGAGTACATTTCCAAATAAAGTTACTAAGTGCTTTACATGGTTAGAACATTTAAGTACTACCATTTAGCaataaaatcacacaaactaaataaaacatatataatgcCCCCAGCATAAGATAAAAATAGCAACAGCTGTTACTTGGAAATAAAAGTGTGGTAGGCCTACCTATGAAATGAAATTTTGAGAAGTGATTTAACAAGAAGTGTCCTGCGTTATATGCTGAAACAAATTTGATCTGTTATTGAGCAGGTTTACCTATAGTGGTCACAGAGTGTATGTCAGTTTATTCTGAATTTATAGTTCCAGGTTTATACATTCTGTGGACTTTAGGTTGAGCTGAGAACATgttacacatattttaaaaagttccTATTAGAAAGATAGCGAGAGAAACTTTGGTTCAAGTGTACTggtatttctttgttgtattttgttgtattcattaGTTTGTTTCCACAGATCTATGTCGGAGTGACTGACCATTTATGGGGGAGACACTGTCAGAGGGACTTCAAGGAATTCAAACTTCAGGAGTATGAGTCATGGAAAGAGATGTACATCAGACTGTCTGAAGAGAGGGAGATTAAACTCCAACGGCTGACTAAAAGCATAGTCTCAGCTCATTCTAATAAGCCTAAAGGTGTGTACTAAACTTGACTAAAACCTCTTATAAATAACTGAATCAAAAGGTCGGCAGGtgattcaaaacacattttgtcaaATCCTAAATACATCCACTTGgatataaatgtaaaacattaaaatgtgaagacACTTTATAGGCACTGTATAATgtagaaaaacattatttagcCCTTATAGCGTTTTGTACACTGTGacgctttttttaaattcaggtcGGCAGGTGAAGATGGCATTTATTCACACTGTTGCCAAGCCACCGAGAGATGTGCGAATTCAGCAAGAAATTCATGGAACTGCTGTTCAGCAGCCTCATCAGCCCAGGTGCAGGTGGGTCTCAGCATCCTAAATACAGAGTCATTTCTGCCCTGTTTATTAGCTTGTGATTTGTTTCTTtacccttccttttttcattgattaatttaatgttgttttcctAATCGTAGGGTTAATAAACAAACCAAAGAACTGTACGAGGGCATTGTTTATCTTTGGCTAAATGTGAACATCTGGTTAAGCCTCGTGCttgctctgctcctcttccaCATAAAAGCCCCTCAACTACAAAATGATCACTCAACAACAGCAGCTTAGGAGGGTCATAACCTGTCGGAGACTCATGTGATAACAGTGGGTGAAAGGCTTTTGCCGTGAGCTTAGCCAAACACAGGAATTGGAGCAATGTGCTGGATAAACTGGTTTTATGTTGGTTAGAGACAGCCTTGTGGCCTTTGTTGTCAACTGATGCTACAGGGATGTTATGCTCATTAGTAGCAGAGTAACACTGACATAACTAATGTTGTGGTTAAAAAGAACAACCTAAAGCTGGACCAAATATATTAGaaataaatactgtaatttttgtttttttttttgtttatttttgcgAAATTCTTGCATtgtgctgttttattatttcctcaATTTCCAGCGTCAAGGTTCAGGAGAACAGATCAAAGCCGAGTTCTGAGCCCACCAGGTCCAGCAGCACCAGTTCAGGGGCAAGCAGTACACAAGACGCTCGCAAAAAAACCCGTGAGACAAGAATATTGTTGATGCAATGTTGTTGTGCTGCAACTTTTCAAACCTGTCAAACTGGTTTAGATACTTCTTGCATTTTTCTCGTGTTCATCCTGTCAGTGTATTCAAAAGTCAGGCTAAAAGTTATACAAATAGACTGGAGTAATCATTATAACTGACATTTTAATTGACCTTACTCATATTATATTAATTGAAATCTTCTTTTCATTGTTCCTACAGGAGTTGCCCCAATGATGGCGAAGTCcttaaaagcatttaaaaaacagctggGACGCAGATAAATGCTCTTCTATGATCTGGCTATTTTCAGTGTGTAGATGTGGGGAAAGTGCACTCTAACTTTGGACAATAGTAGGCCTATATTCACCTTAAATTACTCTATTTTCTCTAAACTATTACAGGCAGttgccatgttttttttctctcaaaataTGAATGAACTTCACTATTAAATAGACGGCCAAAAACGCAAAATCATGTGATttgatattttgtttgtttgagctaAACAAGGTCATGTTGGTTGGTTATTAAATGGGGTGTGGCTCCCTCTAGAGGATGTATGGAGAAGTGCTGTAGTTTCTGTATTTCTGAGATTATCTCAATAAATGACAGTTTTGATATtaatgtattttgataacatttctTTCACCTCTTGtaacactaaattaaatcaaagtGAACCTAAGAGCGGTGTTAAAACTGATCACAAATTCATACCTCTTAGCATATTTGAACaggattttaatgttttatgtcaaACGGTTTATGGAAATAGATGAACTGTACTTTCAGTCtatgctgtttgtgtgtttagaaAAATGGACTTCAAAAAAACACATGGACAGATAACAAAGGCATATCTGTTCATCCATATTCTTGTTTTGCAAGGTCCAAATTTGTTTTCAGCCACCTGGTTTTCAGTCACAGTTTTGAAAAACCAAATATTTCTacaaaatgtgaagaaaacacCATGTCAGCGCTTTATAGTCCCTATGTTGTCATCTTTAATGGGAACGGCATCTGCTGGCTGCCACTTCTCAAGGTCCTTTCCtgtctatttttgtttttctggatATGTTGGAACAACTGTTGGCGATATTAACATGAAGGCCCTGAAACTGCTGCAGCCTTCAGCACCACCTGTGGCAGCCTGCTGAGACTGCATCATTAATCTTTgctcatgtttaatttattgGTCTGGGGAAAAAAGGCAAACTTTTCAATAAGCTCACTTGGAGGCTTCTTGAGgttctttatgtttttatttcttgtgaATTAGCAGACGGTAGTGATTTGAAGGTTGTGATAGAGCAGCCTGTTTATTATCTTACATATAGGTGAGCATATTGCACTCCAACTCCAATAGTGACCATTATCCTATTTGTCAATTCACTGAATGTCTATTAAAAGTAGACAGCTACTGGCTGACATCAGAGCAGGGGCCTAACTAACCTGGCAGGGAGTGTAACATGACCTGAGGCTAATTAGGCCGTCGTACCACAAGGCTGGAGctgaccctgacctctgactTGGAAGCAAGCAAATTGAAAAGAACAAACGTTTCAATAAAGAATGACATGACTGTGATTTAATTTAGAAATTGAAATCAATGCAACATCATGTATTGCGTCTATAAAGCTCAGTTACGGAGCCTCTGCACAGGATGTGACATGACATTATGGGACACATTCCTAGTTGAAGTGGAAGCTCTTGGACACAAAATAAAGCTATTAAAAAGCAGAGAGCGCATCGCTGAGAAAGAGTAAGCAAGCACTTTCGCAAGCCTGGAAAACTAACAGTCAAAGCAGGCAACTGCCAGCTGTCCCAAAAGCCCCTGATTCACTGTGTAGTGTACTGTCTGTGTATGTAATTAATTGTAACTTTGTTAGGGAATAAACTAAAGGTCAATACTAACTGGAGCGATAAGGGCGGTAATATGGGGGCTGCTTTAGTATCTTATCAGCTCTGTCTTCAGGAGGGTCCCTGCATGTACCAAAATCTAGTTTTGAGGCCCACATTATTTCAGCTGATTGTGCTTACATGGTGCATATTCTTATGTCTAATCACATTAGCCCCACAGCCAACTTGAAACCACGTAATATGTCAGTACACCATACAAAATCTGATCACACTGCAAAGGATGTATGCCATGTGTAGACTATTGCTAATGactgcttctctttctttcttggtGTAACCTAATATTAACTACTTTAGGTACTATAGTACTGTTGGATAACCTATACTCCACTGGATATATCTATTAGACCACTTTAGTTTGCTTTTTCTCATCATTAATTcgttttttttcagatttaaatgataataactataactttatttatgtagcaccaTTCATACAATAAATTCaactcaaagtgttttacacaccaagtgcttcacataaaaggcACATAAgacaatgttaaaaacaaagaaacaaaaaagaaaggaaataaataaaaacatgaatgtaatatgagatggaatataagaataaaaataaaaatacgaCTGTAAGTGCAGTAGTGACTGATAGAAAAGCAAATTAAAAGCTAAATTGAagagattttttccccccattacaattaaatattttaaatacacacatgagGTCCAGAGTTTTTTCTGCTCAGTGTAGTCCATCATCCAGGGGGCCCCGGGCAGCTATCAGTCCTCTCTGGCCGGCCATAGCGGCCCTGCGCGGGACGGGACTATCCACAGGAGGGACCggtggaaggagagaggagggaggggggaggggggagggagtaGGGAGGAGCAGCCTGGGATGATGACGTAGGATCGGAATGAGGGAGTGAATGTTCCGGGTCAGAAACTGGACGGGAGAGGAAATAAACTCCGGGACGACACGGGAAAGAACCGACAATGCTACCCTCCTCTTTACACTGAGATGTAGCCTGTGGTTTCTACGGTAAAAaaagaggtgttttttttaaaaaagcggCGGGGGGCgcgaggagagaaaaaaaccaaaacaggtGCCTACAAACTAACCAAAGTGAGACAACGACGGAGAGTCATTCCCATGTTCGCCACAACCCAACAGAAGGCAGCTCGGTAACGTTATCAACAGCGCTTTGCTTGTGTTTGACGGTGTTTTTAGTGCAGGACTGTCCCGCCGTAGCAATCTGTtgcatcccctcctcctcctcttccaccaccaccacaaccaccaacacccccctcctcctcctcgctggTTGTTTATCGCCCGGGTACGAGATTTCTCCCCCGTGATGTTTCACTGTATCCCCCTGTGGCGGTGCAACCGTCATGTGGAGATGATCGATAAACGCCACTGCTCCCTGCTGTATGTGCCCGATGAGATCTACCGCTACGGACGGAGTTTGGAGGAGCTGTTGCTGGATGCCAACCAACTCCGAGATTTGCCCAaggtaagaagaagaaaaaaaacaccccttACACAAAAATAAGCTTCCGCTCACTAGTTTAGTGTTAATGGCCGGTGGAGACACGGGGCAccttttttagtttgtttggtCACATGAAGCAGTTAAAGCGGGACTGAGCTGATCAGGCTTCCCGTGAGAATCCGGTGGGACCTGGGGACAATAATTACGCAAGATCAGCAAGACATGCACCCTGTGTAGGTGGAAATTTCCTCTCAACTACACCTCCCACAACAGGTTAACACTGCATGCATgggaacatgtttttttgttgcagtcACAGGTGTCCCAAACAGGCCCGGATTAACACAGAGTGGTGCCCGAGGGTGACCACAATTGAAatgccccctcccctcctcctctttccatttaaatgtaaaactgtgAATTTTACTCAGAGTTTAAAGACTGCACATCACACATACTACAGACGAAACACCTTACACCATGGATAGATGCAGGCCTACAAATGGCATGTCATGTTAAATGTGAGTCAATCAGCCTGTATGATAACTACATACAAAACCATTACACAGGGTATGTCTCACTAAGTAAATAAGGCAGGCCCAATAATGACTAATGCAAGCAACCATTTCTACAGCTGGGTGATCACAGGTCAGGTGAGGTGACGTGAAGGTGTAAGGGAACAACACATGGAGACAGTGTGTAAGTCAGTGTGAAGGTTGTTTGAAATCATTCTgttgttttcagaaacataaaTGAACCTAATATGAAGGTGTAGCCTATCTTTCCACACAGGAGGGTGGATTAGTTAAATGGTCTTTGAACATATTTGCTATTGGCAGTAAAGTGAAATAAACTGTCTCTCCACAGCACTGAATGTACCAGCTACTTTTCAATTGTTTTCTTGTTATTCTTATTAGTAATATgaataatgtcaaataaaacCTAAATCAGGTGCTCTATAACTATATATTACGTTCGTAATTTCTTTTCACATCCCTCCAGCATGGTACTTGCTTGATATGGATGATCCAGCCAAGGTCCCAAACGTTCATAGCCTGCTGCAACTTAGGGGTGCAATACATCAGAAAACATATGGTTTGGATCATATCATGGTTTTGAGTCATGGATTGgcagcaaaaaaaagagacaaatataACTTTACTTTTTGTCCTTAAAGCCAGGAACTTTTGCCCATGGCCATAAATGAAGTACTCTattgttaaattaaaatgcaatataAGACTTGATACCTTCTTCCTTTAAACATGTGGTGAATGAAAATAGCCCGTCTCCACATCATCATAACTCGATGAtaacttacaaacatgaacacacgtCTTGGCCAGCAGCTAAACGGCATTTAAGCACATCTGTAGATGTCACTTTGGACACATTAAATGCTGGTTCGGTTCATACTCTTAAAATCCCTGTTAGTGACAGTTTGTTTACTTAGCCTCAAatgaaacattacattttgtaattaatcTGCGGATTACATGCGTGCTGACCCGTGGGGGACGATCCCTTCAGATCACTGGTCGACTGTGTTCAGTTACACCATGACTGCAAAGCCCTGATTTTGTGTTTGGTGCTGTTTGTCCAACCTGTTTGTGCAGGTGATCACATGCTGAGGTCAGAAATACTCATGACCTTTTGTCCCCAACACTGAAGCTTTCTGACTGACAGAGAGCATCAAATACATAGActtacagagagagaagagttgGACAGTGTTGCTAAACCAGATGTTATTAGGGatgatatttttattatgttttatttaaaaaagctaCAAACATTTCTCTTGATTTATCGATTCATTGTAAGAAAACAGCCCAAGTTGATGTGAGCAGTCCGATACCTAAGGAGATGAATTTATCATCACAGCAGTCAAAGAAAACTAGCAAATATTTACAGTTGGGAACTTGTaaccaacacatttttttttcagcatttctgctttaaagaaaaacacataatcGGTTAATCAGTCGTAAAAATAGTTGGCAAGTAATATTCTATCGCTCCACTAGTTGAATAATGAACCAATTGTTTCAGCTTAATGAAATGTCGTAATATTTTTGACTCAGTGGCTTCATATGGTTAAAAGGGTTAGACTAATTGTGCTTCAGAGCAATATTTATTCAGCGCTAGGCTGATATGAAATTAGAGAAGCGTCATGTGGATGTGACTGCCAAGCAGGAAGAGGCGTTCACTTCTCCAAATAACTGATGATATTTGTTTTCCTGGTGAATAATGTTAACGCTTCAAGGTGCTTTATTGACCTtggacatgacaaaaaaaagctaaaaaaacaaaaaactcctTCCTCTGATGAAGGACATGAAATGTGACGGAAATCTCTGGAAAATGTTCAGTTAGTGGAGAGAAATCTCAATTTTGATAAGGTCTCTCTAGTCACATGTCTCAATATTAAGactgataaacatttttaatccTCAGGTATGTTTCTAATGAGTTATCTCGTCTATCAAATGTCAGAAAAGactgaaaagtgtttttagGTCCAATCAACAGTATAAAACACATAACTGATaatcatataaaacagagaaaagtagcaaacaaataaaaatagtgtTTTGGTTCATCAAGTCTGTTCACGGTATCTCTATTTTAGTTTAATAGCGAACACGAAGGAGGACTGCTGGTCGAATTACTGAGAGGCTCGCTGAGGTGGGGATACTCAAGCTCGGCCTTCTTGTGACCCGAGTGCTCTGGATTAAGTGGGATACTAGTTAAAGGATTTGCATGTTATTTCCCATCGGGCCAGGGTCGGTTCATTTAgcgtttctctctctgtcagggCTTGAAACAGAGTCTGACCTGCGCTGTCTTTCTGACATATACCCTAGAGCTGCTGCAGTCACTGAAAGGTTGACTGACTTTGTGGTTTTGCAGCATTAGTGCCTTTTAACTTCAGCGGCCAAAccggttttttgttgttgaaggCGCTCTTGAGTTTTGCTCCGCAGAGTGTATTTTAAGCTGgtggaaaaaaagaatcaaGGTATTCTCATTGCAATCTTCACAAGTAAAGGAGGACGTTTAGTGATGTGGGTTTACAGCTGTTCCTGACAAGTGGATAGAGAGTGCAGTAAGGATTAGACCCATCAAGATCCCCCCTGACCTCATATAACTGAAGGCATGGAGGGTCAGGTGTAAAGCTGATTGCACTCAAGGACTCTTTTGTGCCTTCGCTGACAagtgtgtaatttaaaaaaataacaagaacaAATCCCTCAACCATAAATAAGTGGTTAAAGCAGCATTGATGATATGGTATTCATCTGTGGAgattttacagtttacagttcataagagagggagggggaaaaaaaaaagaggatattTTTGGGTTCGGCCTGTCCATAGAAACAGAGATTATGTGAGCGACCTCCCATGGCTGTCTGTGTGACACTGCTTACTTTGTCTGCAGCAGAAAAGCTCAGGAACAGGTATTCTGACTGAAAACAAAGACCGCATTATGTAGCGTTGTTGTCGGCCTGGCTCGTGCCATTGTATGTGCTGGTTGTATTCTAATGAAGTCATAATGAATCGTTGACCTGAATTTTGGAAAACACAGATGCATAAAACAGTAAACGTAGACATAGAGATAACAGACATTACACCTGATGATAAAattcacccttttttttttctttttttctcctctgtctgtgtctgtctgtgtctgtgtctgtgtctgtgtctgtgtctgtgtctgtgtctgtgtctgtgtctgtgtctgtgtctgtgaggATGTGATCAGCAGCAGGTGTTTGCTCATCATGACTCGTGCTGTAATCTCTGTTCTCAGGGCAGAAATATTCTAAGTATGTTTAGAAGATAGACGAGTGATTATCTTGCATGCCTGACaagaggagctgtgtgtgtgtgtgtgtgtgtgtgtgtgtgtgtgtgtgtgtgtgtgtgtgtgtgtgtgtgtgtgtgtgtgtgtgtgtgtgtgtgtgtgtgttatgctgTTTTGGCGCGTCACACCAGTGTCATCAGTACTTTGCTGAGTGAACCCAAGAAACTGGATCAAGCTTTTGCATCAGTGTCCAGCTCAGCGTCACTCTGTTCAGGCTTTAACACATCTGCTCTCGGAGGTGGCTAAACACCGAGCGCTTACTTGCATTACCCCGCAGACGGTGATGCAACAACGCCGAGACACAGGAACATATTTGAAGTTAGTCGTTTCAACCAGCAGACATATAAAAACACGCACCGGGCCGCCTTTTAATGTCGAGATGAAAcagcaaaggtgtgttttttacTACAACAAGATGAGGCAGGTTGAACTTGTGCAGATGGTTTTGATCAGCTGACCAAGAAGTGGAGCAGACATGAAGCTTTTAATAGTATTTAACAGCTACacattatttctctctctttttttttttttttttttttagttagacTGTTTCATTTCTTCTTGGTGCTCACTGAGGCACTGGAGAGAATGAACAAACAATAGCTCGCGTCTCTTCTGTTTATTCAAAGCTTCCCTTTAAGCATCTGGCCCTGACGGTATGTACCATCAGACTGGTTTGTAAATAGGGAGTCGTTAGCTGACTAAACAGCAGTCAGACCGAGGAGCCGACTCCAGCACAAGAATgcgagagttgcagagagttgtTGAAATGCTCGTGCCTGTTTgcccagtttttaaaaaatgaatgcattttCCAGACAGAGCACAGCTGTACTGAAACTGTGAGCCAGAGAGGTGTCGGTGTGAATGACTCCGACCGACTTGACTTGATTGAGTTTTCATTTACATTCGTTcaatttccttttaatttaacattGGTAGAATTTGCAGTTTATAAATGGTGATAAGGTTAAATCTGAAATGACaagtcagtcaatcaatttaaaaaaaagtcatttgtaTTTTAGTAATTGTTTGATCatttcagttctgttttaaaataaaaatgccaaaaatgaaTTGGTTCCAATTCCAGCTACTCAAATGTACTGGTTTTCTTGAACGTCTCTGGTAGTATACTGAATGTGCTGTTTAGATGTCatcttgtgttttaaaaaaaaccttaaacacACATTGTGAGAGCAGtgatggaaaagaagaagaagtgatatCCGGTTTGAGACAGGACGCTGCAGGGTTCATAACGTGTGAAGTGGTCGTATGAATCCCAGAGCAGGAAGCCGGTGGTCAAACAGACTTAGTTGCTGTCAGGTGATCTGCAACATGATGCTCTTGCGAAAACAAAAGACGTCAGACAGTATGAGTCCAGTATGAGCACATAACATACACACAACCTTTAACCTGTGAACCTTTAACTTGACTTCACTAAGCACTAAGCAGTCGACCCCAGTGTCTGACAttgacatcattttttcttaGTATAATCATTTATGTTtgtcagaaaaatataaaagcacTAAACTACAAGCTTACATCTTCTTTACATTTtctgataaacacattttataatcCATCTgctctctttccc
This portion of the Scomber japonicus isolate fScoJap1 chromosome 14, fScoJap1.pri, whole genome shotgun sequence genome encodes:
- the eloal gene encoding elongin A, like, giving the protein MARRSDVVKKVLRYKLQLTDTAESATVLKTLQKLKDLDITLDILAETGIGKTVNSLRRHEEAGEFAKSLVRGWKKLVPKNPTSVTEDGTMSDSMSVKDKLDDQNCPNDEGLTIEDLNNNCFTSHGKSQETSNEPLFKTGKRKADAEKLCEEQKRKKDRNEFQNILENVEILSKKNKIQIQDHSKERNNYDDNDCDSVLGNKNSVDTIQKSRPDSNEKLESSSDCGGFGSEKEPNKKSKPSKVSLKDGKESFSYDSSDKYSKKSFKLGHVEEDRSSGISSSSEAQNRKKKKKEKEKHSSHKREESEYAGHSKPQTKKTRRTHKDKKNASEKTSMSFESYLNYDGNASKRRERSGAKKIKKKVKEDLGVKPVKSPVKSVNALSSKKFKESVMDWVNIPLPAVLPEWENPTSVEYFERKVEKDSDYCDMPEESAVFTGQRLNRKMQVYSGAKTIFLPAMMSLYQQCIRTLQNNINLLHETGGVPFEILEPVLERCTPEQLLRVEECNPIYVGVTDHLWGRHCQRDFKEFKLQEYESWKEMYIRLSEEREIKLQRLTKSIVSAHSNKPKGRQVKMAFIHTVAKPPRDVRIQQEIHGTAVQQPHQPRCSVKVQENRSKPSSEPTRSSSTSSGASSTQDARKKTRVAPMMAKSLKAFKKQLGRR